In a single window of the Nicotiana tomentosiformis chromosome 8, ASM39032v3, whole genome shotgun sequence genome:
- the LOC138897259 gene encoding uncharacterized protein yields MGLGDAIKDKNKVSTQDCAKALIFLHHHLNEGLKIEYLTVKDPFVLWNGLKERYDNLKLVTLPQARYDWAHLRLQDFKSVSEYNSAMFRITSKLKLYGDSITDYGKDEKPRAKGSETECYRCSGKEHWANICRTPRYLVEIYQDSLKNKGPEANFIFDNEFDITHLDVADFFEHPDGKIDHLICDGSVVKYN; encoded by the exons atgggtcttggagacgccattaaagataaaaataaagtatCTACCCAAGACTGTGCTAAGGCCTTAATTTTCTTGCACCATCACCTTAATGAAGggttgaaaatagaatatctcacaGTCAAAGATCCATTTGTTTTATGGAATGGattaaaggaaagatatgacaacttaaagttggtcacacttccacaagcacgatatgattgggCTCATCTGAGGCTCCAAGACTTTAAGTCGGTTTCTGAATACAATTCTGCGatgttcagaattacttctaaattgaaactctATGGAGATAGTATCACTGACTATG GGAAAGATGAGAAGCCAAGGGCAAAGGGTTCAGAAACTGAATGCTATCGTTGCAGTGGAAAGGAGCATTGGGCAAATATTTGTCGTACGCCAAGATATTTGGTTGAGATTTATCAAGATTCTCTAAAGAATAAAGGCCCTGAAGCtaattttatttttgataatGAATTTGACATCACTCACTTGGATGTGGCAGACTTCTTTGAGCACCCTGATGGAAAAATAGACCACTTGATCTGTGATGGATCAGTGGTTAAATATAATTGA